A part of Streptomyces sp. DSM 40750 genomic DNA contains:
- a CDS encoding zinc ribbon domain-containing protein YjdM, whose protein sequence is MLENPPPCPKCSCEYTYEMNALVVCPECGHEWVPAESGAEAGDAAGERVVKDSVGNVLQDGDTVVVVKALKVKGSPSGIKAGTKVRGIRLVDGVDGHDIDCKIDGFGAMQLKSGVVKKA, encoded by the coding sequence ATGCTCGAGAATCCTCCTCCCTGTCCGAAGTGCTCCTGTGAGTACACCTACGAGATGAACGCCCTCGTCGTGTGCCCGGAATGCGGCCACGAATGGGTTCCCGCGGAGAGCGGTGCGGAAGCCGGGGATGCCGCCGGGGAGCGGGTCGTCAAGGACTCCGTCGGCAATGTGCTCCAGGACGGCGACACGGTGGTCGTCGTGAAGGCGCTCAAGGTCAAGGGCAGCCCATCGGGGATCAAGGCCGGCACCAAGGTGCGCGGCATCCGGCTGGTCGACGGGGTCGACGGCCACGACATCGACTGCAAGATCGACGGTTTCGGGGCGATGCAGCTCAAGTCCGGCGTGGTCAAGAAAGCCTGA
- a CDS encoding ArsR/SmtB family transcription factor — MSVPLYQAKAEFFRMLGHPVRIRVLELLQDGPMPVRELLAAIEVEPSSLSQQLAVLRRSGIVTSQREGSTVVYALASGDVADLMGAARRILTEMLAGRNELLAELRDTEAAAR; from the coding sequence GTGTCCGTTCCGCTGTACCAGGCCAAGGCCGAGTTCTTCCGGATGCTGGGGCATCCCGTTCGGATACGCGTGCTCGAGCTGCTGCAGGACGGGCCGATGCCCGTACGGGAGCTGCTGGCCGCGATCGAGGTGGAGCCCTCCAGCCTGTCTCAGCAGCTGGCGGTGCTGCGACGGTCGGGCATCGTCACCTCCCAGCGCGAGGGCTCGACGGTGGTGTACGCGCTCGCGAGCGGGGACGTCGCCGACCTGATGGGGGCGGCGCGTCGGATCCTGACAGAGATGCTGGCCGGGCGGAACGAGCTGCTGGCCGAGCTGCGGGATACCGAGGCCGCCGCGCGATGA